In Solobacterium moorei, a single genomic region encodes these proteins:
- a CDS encoding DpnD/PcfM family protein has translation MKEYDVKITETLEKTVTVQAESHDAAEEQVRAAYYNSEYILDSENFTGVAFGTTEEREVQKEQADTMNVLLVKPFMYPQAVQIGCELEDL, from the coding sequence TTGAAAGAATACGATGTGAAGATCACCGAAACCTTGGAGAAAACGGTTACGGTGCAAGCAGAATCTCACGATGCGGCAGAGGAACAGGTTAGAGCCGCTTATTACAATTCGGAGTACATTCTGGACTCCGAAAACTTTACCGGTGTTGCGTTCGGCACGACCGAGGAACGGGAGGTTCAGAAAGAACAGGCAGATACCATGAATGTGTTGCTGGTAAAGCCGTTCATGTATCCGCAGGCTGTGCAGATCGGCTGTGAGCTGGAGGATTTGTAG
- a CDS encoding helix-turn-helix domain-containing protein, producing MTWWITDTSIGQRLKFVRRFRRLTQKELGLLMGYSEKTADVRIAQYEKNARTPNAETTAKLAEVLKVSPVVFSPTICASREDLLQSMYWLFLMKGGGDIYDCETEYARSRMEQKLGVITVEEFLEKILVN from the coding sequence ATGACTTGGTGGATCACGGATACCTCTATTGGGCAGCGATTGAAGTTCGTTAGACGATTTCGCCGCCTTACCCAGAAAGAGCTTGGACTCCTGATGGGGTATTCCGAGAAAACAGCGGATGTCCGTATTGCTCAGTATGAGAAAAACGCTCGAACCCCTAATGCAGAAACCACAGCGAAACTCGCAGAGGTTCTGAAGGTTTCACCTGTCGTTTTTTCACCGACAATCTGTGCTTCTCGTGAAGATTTGTTGCAGTCAATGTATTGGCTGTTTCTTATGAAAGGTGGTGGTGATATATATGATTGTGAAACTGAATATGCAAGAAGCAGAATGGAACAGAAACTTGGCGTGATAACCGTCGAGGAGTTCCTTGAAAAGATTCTCGTAAACTAA
- a CDS encoding PcfB family protein, with amino-acid sequence MQEEVENRTVNLAISTTKLTGRTIIAGIRKYLQHREKVKMKKARDPAVHGKQSVKQLLGQNQGATNVEIDKESIRDFEKLAKKYGVDFAVRKDKSVDPPRFLVFVRSKDADALDAICKEHQARALTKNEKPSVLAQLKKFKEIVAAIPKKVREKKQERDL; translated from the coding sequence ATGCAGGAAGAAGTTGAAAACAGAACAGTAAACCTGGCGATCAGCACAACCAAGCTGACGGGGCGCACTATCATTGCCGGTATCCGCAAGTATTTGCAGCACCGGGAAAAAGTGAAGATGAAAAAGGCACGAGACCCTGCCGTTCATGGAAAGCAATCCGTGAAACAGCTTTTGGGACAGAATCAGGGTGCTACGAATGTTGAGATCGACAAAGAGAGTATCCGTGATTTTGAAAAGCTCGCCAAGAAGTATGGCGTGGACTTTGCCGTAAGAAAAGATAAGTCCGTTGATCCTCCCCGGTTTCTTGTTTTTGTCCGTTCTAAAGATGCAGATGCTTTGGATGCAATCTGCAAGGAACATCAGGCAAGGGCATTAACCAAGAATGAAAAGCCGAGCGTTCTGGCACAGCTGAAGAAGTTCAAGGAAATTGTCGCAGCGATTCCGAAGAAGGTTCGAGAGAAGAAACAGGAGCGTGATCTGTGA
- a CDS encoding carboxylesterase/lipase family protein, which translates to MKTVEIKVEQGILRGEVTESKLIFKGVPYAKPPIGNLRFSSPQAPDRWLGVRDALEYSRICPQPKASNPFYRKEFYNYEQYPYPEMSEDCLYLNIWAPNRKSDHGYPVAIWLHGGAFDHGYGNEVPFDGEAFVQNDVILVTINYRVGVFGFFAHPQLKEEDPAHCVSNYGILDQVFAIRWIRKNIEAFGGDPDNITLFGQSAGAISVQTLISSPTTRGMIAKAIIQSGAGVDNPIFKHKTVEEAYETGEEIMKLVGAKNIQALRQIPAQKLVDILPKLSKHDNRLLFGPVVDGFVLEDTFDELAKRGDVQNIPYIIGANGNDFGLGVDEPMRKSKYYHSMIDFANLRNEHHGEPTYLYLFNRKLPSDDAGAFHSAELWYMFGTLSRCWRQMEVRDYKISDEMVSAWTNFMKNAEPGKGWKPYTEENSFIRMFL; encoded by the coding sequence ATGAAGACAGTTGAAATAAAAGTGGAACAAGGTATTCTGCGAGGGGAAGTTACAGAATCTAAATTGATATTTAAGGGTGTACCTTACGCGAAACCTCCAATTGGAAATCTGCGTTTTAGTTCACCACAGGCACCTGATCGTTGGTTGGGTGTTAGAGATGCTTTGGAATATAGTAGGATTTGTCCACAGCCTAAGGCATCGAATCCGTTTTATCGTAAAGAGTTCTATAACTATGAGCAGTATCCTTATCCTGAAATGAGTGAAGATTGTTTGTATTTAAATATCTGGGCGCCAAATCGCAAATCGGATCATGGATATCCAGTCGCAATCTGGCTCCATGGTGGTGCTTTTGATCATGGGTATGGAAATGAAGTTCCGTTTGATGGAGAAGCGTTTGTACAGAATGATGTAATTCTTGTGACAATCAATTATCGTGTTGGTGTATTTGGATTCTTTGCCCATCCTCAACTAAAAGAGGAAGATCCCGCGCATTGTGTTTCTAACTATGGAATCTTAGACCAGGTATTTGCGATTCGCTGGATTCGCAAGAATATTGAGGCTTTCGGAGGAGATCCTGACAACATTACTTTATTTGGACAAAGTGCCGGTGCTATCAGTGTTCAGACGTTGATTTCTAGTCCTACAACGCGTGGTATGATTGCCAAGGCTATTATACAAAGTGGTGCAGGGGTAGATAATCCTATCTTTAAACATAAGACGGTAGAAGAGGCTTATGAGACTGGAGAAGAAATTATGAAGCTTGTGGGTGCGAAAAATATTCAAGCATTGCGCCAAATTCCTGCTCAGAAGTTAGTGGATATCTTACCAAAGCTTTCAAAACATGATAATCGTTTGCTGTTTGGACCGGTAGTAGATGGCTTTGTGTTGGAGGATACTTTTGATGAACTAGCAAAGCGTGGAGATGTTCAGAACATCCCATATATCATAGGTGCCAATGGAAATGATTTTGGCTTGGGTGTTGATGAACCGATGCGTAAGTCTAAGTATTATCATAGTATGATTGATTTTGCGAACTTAAGAAATGAACATCATGGAGAACCGACATACTTGTATTTATTCAATCGTAAGTTACCATCAGATGACGCTGGTGCTTTCCACTCTGCAGAGTTATGGTATATGTTTGGTACGTTGAGTCGTTGTTGGAGACAGATGGAAGTTCGTGATTATAAGATTAGTGATGAAATGGTTTCTGCTTGGACGAATTTCATGAAGAATGCAGAGCCTGGTAAGGGCTGGAAACCTTATACAGAAGAAAATAGCTTTATTCGTATGTTTCTCTAA
- a CDS encoding ParA family protein, with translation MSKKATIIAVVNQKGGTGKTTTTENLGVGLALEGKKVLLVDTDPQASLTVSLGNPCPDDLSPTLSDLMGKIMMENPITPDEGILHHPEGVDLVPSNIELSGMEVALVNAMSRETILRQYLDTVKQNYDYILLDCMPSLGMLTVNALAAADNVLIPVQAAYLPAKGLEQLLGTINKVKRQINPKLRIEGILLTMVDSRTNYSKDISNLIRESYGGKLKVYKTDIPRSVRAEEISAEGTSIFKHDPKGKVAEAYKILTKEVLNNAEKRRKHQLEGVR, from the coding sequence ATGTCGAAAAAAGCAACCATCATTGCGGTGGTCAATCAGAAAGGAGGCACTGGAAAGACCACCACCACCGAGAATCTGGGCGTTGGCTTGGCTCTTGAAGGAAAAAAGGTGCTTCTGGTAGACACCGATCCCCAGGCTTCCCTGACGGTCAGTTTGGGCAATCCCTGCCCGGATGATCTGTCTCCGACACTTTCCGATCTGATGGGAAAGATTATGATGGAAAACCCTATTACTCCCGATGAAGGGATTCTTCATCATCCGGAGGGCGTTGATTTGGTGCCGTCCAACATCGAACTCTCAGGTATGGAGGTAGCACTGGTCAATGCCATGAGCCGGGAAACCATTCTCCGGCAATACCTGGATACAGTCAAACAGAATTATGATTACATTCTTCTTGACTGTATGCCGTCTTTGGGTATGCTGACCGTCAATGCGTTGGCAGCTGCCGACAATGTGCTGATACCGGTTCAGGCAGCATACCTTCCTGCAAAGGGTCTGGAACAGCTGCTTGGAACCATCAACAAGGTCAAGAGGCAAATCAACCCGAAACTGAGGATTGAAGGGATTCTTCTGACGATGGTGGACAGCCGCACCAACTACTCCAAAGACATCAGCAATCTGATTCGGGAGAGCTACGGCGGAAAGCTGAAGGTTTACAAGACCGACATTCCCCGCTCTGTCCGTGCAGAGGAAATCAGCGCAGAGGGAACCAGTATCTTCAAGCATGATCCCAAAGGCAAAGTTGCCGAAGCCTATAAAATTCTGACGAAGGAGGTGTTAAACAATGCAGAAAAAAGGCGCAAACATCAGCTTGAAGGGGTACGATGA
- a CDS encoding IS3 family transposase: MALVINSLRQKFKLKDLLSYTGMPKATYMYWQKRFDRENPDKKLEENIQEIRINNKDYGYRRIVGELRNNGYTINKKKVQRIIQKLHLQVTSYTRKSRKYSSYRGTVGRVAPNRIHRRFKTHIPHQKITTDTTEFKYYEVDKKGHMTIHKLYLDPFMDMCSGEILSYEIGKRPSAENVMNALEKAITITTDCPYRRTFHSDQGWAYQMNAYTRRLKEERIFQSMSRKGNCLDNSVMENFFGLIKQEIYYGVMYYSFDELKLKIERFINYYNEQRIKEKLGWMSPVQYRQHLLAS; encoded by the coding sequence ATGGCACTCGTCATCAACAGTCTCCGACAAAAGTTCAAACTAAAAGACCTTCTCTCTTATACCGGAATGCCAAAAGCGACATATATGTATTGGCAAAAGAGATTTGATAGAGAAAATCCTGATAAAAAGCTTGAAGAAAACATACAAGAAATTCGTATAAATAATAAGGATTATGGCTACCGTAGAATCGTTGGAGAACTTCGCAACAATGGATATACCATTAATAAAAAGAAAGTACAGAGAATCATACAAAAGCTTCACTTACAGGTAACGTCTTATACTCGCAAAAGCAGAAAATACAGTTCTTATAGAGGAACAGTTGGAAGAGTTGCGCCTAATAGAATTCACAGACGCTTCAAGACACATATACCGCATCAGAAAATAACAACTGATACAACTGAATTCAAGTATTATGAAGTCGATAAAAAGGGTCATATGACAATACATAAGCTTTATCTAGATCCATTTATGGATATGTGTAGTGGTGAGATACTTAGTTACGAAATTGGTAAGAGACCTTCTGCAGAAAACGTGATGAATGCCTTGGAGAAAGCTATTACAATCACTACAGACTGCCCATATAGAAGAACATTTCATTCTGATCAAGGATGGGCATATCAGATGAACGCTTATACACGTAGATTAAAAGAAGAAAGAATCTTCCAGAGTATGTCTCGAAAAGGAAACTGCCTTGATAACTCAGTTATGGAAAATTTCTTTGGACTGATTAAACAAGAAATATACTATGGAGTCATGTACTATAGTTTCGATGAACTGAAGTTAAAAATAGAAAGATTTATAAATTATTACAATGAGCAACGAATAAAAGAAAAGTTAGGATGGATGAGTCCTGTTCAATACAGACAACATCTTCTAGCTTCATAA
- a CDS encoding VirB6/TrbL-like conjugal transfer protein, CD1112 family, whose amino-acid sequence MDSILQQITDWLKEMLVSAIMGNLSGMFESVNNQVGEIATSVGMTPANFSPGVFAMVRNISESVIIPIAGLILTFIACYELIQMIIDHNNLANFETWIFFKWVFKTFVAVMLITNTFNITMAVFDVTQHVINASAGIISGNTAIDASALETMEETLMAMDLGPLLGLFLQSFIVQVTMSALAIIIFVIVYGRMIEIYLMVSLAPIPLSTFGNREQSNIGQNYLRSLFAIGFQGFLIMICVGIYAVLIQSIAFSDDIIGSIWGVMGYTVLLCFTLFKTGSLAKGVFSAH is encoded by the coding sequence TTGGACAGCATACTCCAACAGATCACAGACTGGCTGAAAGAAATGCTCGTTTCAGCTATTATGGGAAATCTGTCGGGGATGTTTGAGTCCGTCAACAACCAGGTTGGCGAGATAGCAACCTCCGTTGGCATGACCCCGGCGAATTTTTCGCCGGGTGTCTTTGCCATGGTACGAAACATCTCCGAGTCAGTGATTATCCCAATCGCAGGCTTGATTCTGACCTTCATTGCCTGTTATGAGCTAATTCAGATGATTATTGACCACAACAATCTGGCAAATTTTGAAACCTGGATCTTCTTCAAATGGGTGTTCAAGACTTTTGTTGCGGTCATGTTAATCACAAACACATTCAATATCACGATGGCTGTGTTTGATGTGACACAGCACGTTATAAACGCAAGCGCCGGTATCATATCCGGAAATACTGCCATAGATGCTTCGGCATTGGAAACAATGGAAGAAACGCTGATGGCAATGGATTTGGGTCCTTTGCTCGGCTTGTTCCTGCAATCCTTTATCGTGCAGGTCACGATGTCCGCTTTGGCAATCATCATCTTTGTGATCGTCTACGGTCGAATGATTGAAATTTATCTGATGGTCAGCCTTGCCCCGATTCCGCTTTCCACTTTTGGAAACAGAGAACAGAGCAATATCGGACAGAATTATCTGCGTTCGCTGTTTGCAATCGGATTCCAGGGATTCCTGATTATGATCTGCGTGGGCATTTATGCGGTGCTGATTCAGTCTATCGCATTCAGTGATGACATCATCGGTTCTATCTGGGGTGTTATGGGCTACACCGTCCTTTTGTGCTTCACCCTGTTTAAGACTGGTTCGCTTGCGAAGGGTGTATTCAGCGCTCACTAA
- a CDS encoding DUF5720 family protein: MQRNSTIGELMERKRIQDGAKEYQGHTYMDLARFDDATKHMIIFDVLTDESPVGWKGERNRLYLSDVGYQKALDNQKAGNIKIISHAAVAKGNLYYDHRDMAR; the protein is encoded by the coding sequence ATGCAAAGAAATTCGACGATTGGAGAGCTGATGGAGCGAAAGCGGATTCAGGATGGTGCCAAGGAGTACCAGGGACATACCTATATGGACTTGGCACGATTTGATGACGCCACCAAGCACATGATTATTTTCGATGTGCTGACCGATGAATCGCCTGTCGGTTGGAAAGGCGAAAGAAATCGCCTGTATTTGAGCGATGTGGGTTATCAGAAGGCTCTGGATAACCAGAAAGCTGGCAATATCAAGATTATCAGCCATGCCGCAGTTGCCAAGGGCAATCTGTATTACGACCACAGAGATATGGCACGATAA
- a CDS encoding ParB/RepB/Spo0J family partition protein: MQKKGANISLKGYDDIFSTDQSRAEAQQERVQEIPLSELHPFEGHPFRVVDDEEMMKTAESVRDFGVLTPAIVRPDPDGGYEIVSGHRRHRASELAGKETMPAIVRDLDDDAAIILMVDANLQRESILPSERAFAYKMKLDAIKHQGQRTDLTSSQVGMKLQAMDIVGQEAGESRNQVHRYIRLTELIPELLDMVDTGQIKFNPAVELSYLASEEQKDFLSAMDYAQAAPSLSQAQRIKKLAQEGECTLDAMCEIMNEIKKGELDRVTFKTDSLRKYFPKSYTNKQMEDKIIQLLEQWQKKREKSMER; the protein is encoded by the coding sequence ATGCAGAAAAAAGGCGCAAACATCAGCTTGAAGGGGTACGATGATATTTTCTCCACCGATCAATCCAGAGCTGAAGCCCAGCAGGAGCGTGTGCAGGAAATTCCGCTTTCTGAGCTACACCCCTTTGAGGGACACCCCTTCCGTGTGGTTGATGATGAAGAAATGATGAAAACGGCAGAGAGCGTCCGAGATTTCGGAGTTCTCACTCCTGCGATTGTCCGTCCTGACCCCGACGGTGGTTATGAAATCGTTTCTGGTCACAGGCGGCACCGGGCATCGGAGCTTGCGGGTAAGGAAACCATGCCTGCGATTGTTCGTGACCTGGACGATGATGCAGCCATTATTTTGATGGTTGATGCGAATTTGCAGAGGGAGAGTATCCTGCCGAGTGAAAGAGCATTTGCTTATAAGATGAAGCTGGATGCGATTAAACATCAAGGTCAACGCACCGATTTAACTTCATCCCAAGTTGGGATGAAGTTGCAGGCAATGGATATAGTCGGTCAGGAGGCAGGAGAAAGCAGAAATCAGGTACACCGTTATATCCGTCTGACCGAACTGATTCCGGAACTGCTGGATATGGTAGATACGGGTCAGATCAAATTCAATCCTGCGGTGGAGCTTTCCTATCTGGCAAGTGAAGAACAGAAGGATTTTCTTTCTGCAATGGATTATGCTCAAGCAGCTCCTTCCCTTTCGCAAGCACAGCGAATTAAAAAGCTCGCACAGGAGGGCGAGTGTACGCTGGATGCGATGTGCGAGATTATGAATGAAATCAAGAAGGGAGAGCTGGACAGAGTAACCTTCAAAACGGATTCGTTGCGAAAATACTTCCCGAAGTCCTATACCAACAAGCAGATGGAGGATAAAATCATTCAGCTTTTGGAGCAATGGCAGAAAAAAAGAGAAAAATCAATGGAAAGGTAA
- a CDS encoding VirD4-like conjugal transfer protein, CD1115 family: MDKRKMKKLLILNLPYFLVGLFATNLGEAWRLAEGADSSAKILSFFHALPIALNNPFPSFHPLDLLIGILCGAGLRLAVYLKGKNAKKYRHNVEYGSARWGTAKDVEPFIAPKFEDNVILTKTERLMMSNRPKNPANARNKNVLIIGGSGSGKTRFWLKPNLLQMHSSYVVTDPKGSIVIECGNALLKHGYTIKIFNTINFQKSMHYNPFAYIHSEKDILKLVTTLIANTKGDGKAGDEFWTKAETLLYCALIGYIHYEAPVEEQNFSTLIEFLNAMEVREDDEEFQNPVDLMFEALEKKKPNHFAVRQYKKYKLAAGKTAKSILISCGARLAPFDIQEVRDVTAYDELQLDTLGDKKTALFLIMSDTDATFNFLISMIYTQLFNLLCEKADDVYGGRLPVHVRCLIDEMANIGQIPNLEKLVATIRSREISACLVLQAQSQLKAIYKDNADTIIGNMDSRIFLGGSEPTTLKELNQALGKETIDTYNTSNTRGNSPSYGLNYQKLGKDLASVDELAVLDGSKCILQLRGVRPFLSDKYDLTQHPNYKYTSDFDKRNEFNIEQFLSRRLKLKAGDEFVVVDAD, from the coding sequence ATGGATAAGAGAAAAATGAAAAAGCTCCTGATTCTGAATTTACCGTATTTTCTGGTAGGGTTGTTCGCTACGAATTTAGGAGAAGCATGGAGATTGGCTGAGGGGGCAGATTCATCTGCGAAAATCCTCAGCTTTTTTCATGCCCTTCCGATAGCCCTGAACAATCCGTTTCCCAGCTTTCACCCGTTGGATTTGCTGATTGGTATTCTCTGCGGCGCAGGACTTCGGCTGGCTGTCTATCTAAAAGGCAAAAACGCAAAGAAGTACCGACACAATGTTGAGTACGGTTCTGCTCGTTGGGGAACGGCAAAAGATGTTGAGCCGTTTATTGCACCAAAGTTCGAGGACAATGTGATCCTGACGAAAACGGAGCGGCTGATGATGAGCAATCGCCCGAAGAATCCTGCCAATGCCCGAAATAAGAATGTTCTGATTATCGGCGGTTCGGGTTCCGGTAAAACTCGCTTTTGGTTGAAGCCAAACCTTCTCCAGATGCACAGTTCCTATGTGGTCACTGACCCGAAAGGCAGCATCGTGATTGAGTGCGGCAACGCCCTTTTGAAGCATGGCTACACCATCAAGATTTTCAACACCATCAACTTTCAGAAGTCGATGCACTATAACCCATTTGCCTATATCCATTCAGAAAAAGACATTCTGAAACTGGTGACAACGCTGATTGCCAACACAAAGGGTGATGGAAAAGCCGGTGATGAGTTCTGGACGAAGGCGGAAACGCTGCTCTACTGTGCCTTGATCGGATATATCCACTATGAAGCTCCGGTTGAGGAACAGAATTTCTCCACCCTGATTGAGTTCCTGAACGCAATGGAGGTGCGGGAAGATGATGAGGAGTTCCAGAACCCGGTGGATCTGATGTTTGAAGCCCTGGAAAAGAAAAAGCCGAATCACTTTGCAGTCCGTCAGTATAAAAAATACAAGCTGGCTGCCGGCAAGACCGCTAAGTCGATTTTGATTTCCTGCGGCGCTCGTCTGGCTCCTTTTGATATTCAGGAGGTCAGAGATGTGACTGCCTATGACGAGTTGCAGTTGGATACTCTCGGAGATAAGAAAACGGCGCTCTTTCTGATTATGTCAGATACGGATGCGACGTTTAATTTTTTGATCTCCATGATTTACACACAGCTGTTCAACTTGTTGTGCGAGAAAGCAGATGATGTGTACGGCGGCAGACTGCCGGTTCATGTGCGCTGCTTGATTGATGAGATGGCAAACATCGGTCAGATTCCCAATCTGGAAAAACTGGTAGCGACAATCCGAAGCCGTGAAATATCGGCTTGCCTTGTTCTCCAGGCACAATCACAGCTGAAAGCCATTTATAAAGACAATGCCGATACCATCATCGGCAACATGGATTCCCGAATTTTCCTGGGTGGTTCTGAGCCAACCACGCTCAAAGAACTGAATCAGGCATTGGGAAAAGAAACTATCGACACCTACAACACCTCCAACACCAGAGGTAACAGCCCGTCTTACGGCTTGAATTATCAGAAGTTAGGCAAAGACCTTGCGAGCGTAGATGAGCTTGCGGTTCTGGATGGCAGCAAGTGTATTTTGCAGTTGCGTGGTGTCAGACCGTTTCTTTCTGACAAGTACGATCTGACGCAGCACCCCAATTATAAGTACACATCAGACTTTGATAAGAGAAATGAGTTCAACATTGAGCAGTTTCTGAGTCGAAGGTTGAAGCTCAAGGCAGGTGATGAGTTTGTGGTAGTCGATGCGGATTAA
- a CDS encoding Maff2 family mobile element protein: MAFFNSAVTVLQTLVIALGAGLGIWGAINLLEGYGNDNPGAKSQGMKQLMAGGGVALIGTTLVPLLSGLFG, encoded by the coding sequence ATGGCATTTTTCAATAGCGCAGTAACCGTTCTTCAGACTCTCGTTATCGCTCTGGGCGCAGGTCTTGGCATCTGGGGTGCAATCAATCTGCTTGAGGGCTACGGCAACGATAACCCCGGCGCAAAGTCCCAGGGCATGAAGCAGCTCATGGCTGGCGGCGGTGTTGCCCTCATCGGCACCACCCTTGTACCTCTGCTCTCCGGACTGTTCGGTTAA
- a CDS encoding transposase: MTKHSFEFKKKIVLEYLNGKGGILYLPKKYGLGSKSQLHKWVKNYKAFGNDGLLRSRENEVYSFEMKLSIVELYLTSEITYQELAIQNGIKNPATIGNWVNRFRIAGPDALKSRRKGRRKAMDKTDRKTQNKLMEEASVNTSVEHIKKLEDELLRLRIENAFLKELRRLRLEDEEKMREWHSSSTVSDKSSN; the protein is encoded by the coding sequence ATGACAAAACATAGTTTTGAATTCAAGAAAAAAATAGTTTTAGAATATTTGAATGGTAAAGGAGGAATTCTATATCTTCCTAAAAAATATGGATTAGGCTCTAAATCCCAGCTACACAAATGGGTGAAAAACTATAAAGCATTTGGAAATGATGGTTTATTGCGCTCACGAGAAAATGAAGTTTATTCTTTCGAAATGAAACTTTCTATTGTAGAGTTGTATTTAACAAGTGAAATCACATATCAAGAGTTAGCTATACAGAATGGCATTAAGAACCCAGCTACGATTGGCAACTGGGTTAATCGCTTTCGTATAGCAGGTCCTGATGCGTTAAAATCACGCCGAAAGGGTCGAAGGAAAGCTATGGATAAGACAGATAGAAAGACTCAAAACAAACTCATGGAAGAAGCTTCTGTTAATACAAGTGTAGAACATATAAAGAAATTAGAAGATGAACTTCTTCGGTTAAGAATAGAGAATGCATTTTTAAAAGAACTGAGGAGGCTGCGTTTAGAGGACGAGGAAAAAATGAGAGAATGGCACTCGTCATCAACAGTCTCCGACAAAAGTTCAAACTAA
- a CDS encoding DUF6017 domain-containing protein — translation MSFDYFYGQQSDLFTFYRVPKVLFTNERFWNISADAKMLYGILLDRMSLSAKNGWIDKNGRVYIIFTIDEAKMALNCAEQKAIKLLSELEKKAGLIERKRQGLGKPNLIYVKNFISAVDSQLLNCENHNSGTMEITTQELPKSQCNNTDIKNTEFSDTDSIFPSGNGGMMDENDRYQEYFDYFSDQLSMDLLKKDYPYDSEMLDNILELIVETVCTKRPLIRIGAEERPAEIVRSRFMKLNAEHIRYVMDCFKENTTKIRNIRQYMLTTIYNAPTTIDTYYDALVRHDMSHGYLEGGFKKLKMKREEGE, via the coding sequence GTGAGTTTTGATTATTTTTACGGTCAGCAATCCGATCTATTCACATTCTATCGAGTTCCGAAGGTGTTGTTCACGAACGAGAGGTTCTGGAATATTTCTGCCGATGCCAAGATGCTGTATGGCATTTTGCTTGACCGCATGAGCCTGTCTGCCAAGAATGGTTGGATAGATAAAAACGGTAGAGTGTATATCATTTTTACAATCGACGAAGCGAAGATGGCTCTGAACTGTGCTGAACAAAAGGCTATCAAGCTGCTCAGTGAACTTGAGAAGAAAGCAGGATTGATTGAACGTAAGCGCCAGGGTTTGGGAAAGCCCAACCTGATCTATGTGAAGAACTTTATCTCTGCTGTGGATTCACAACTCTTGAATTGTGAAAATCACAATTCTGGAACAATGGAAATCACAACTCAAGAACTTCCGAAATCACAATGTAATAATACTGATATTAAAAATACTGAATTTAGTGATACTGATTCTATCTTTCCTTCCGGAAATGGTGGAATGATGGACGAGAATGACCGGTATCAAGAATACTTTGATTATTTCTCGGATCAGCTCAGTATGGATTTGTTGAAGAAGGATTACCCTTACGATTCCGAAATGCTGGATAACATTCTGGAGTTGATCGTTGAAACAGTTTGCACGAAGCGACCGTTGATTCGCATTGGTGCAGAGGAGCGTCCGGCAGAAATTGTCCGCAGTCGGTTTATGAAACTGAATGCCGAACACATTCGATATGTTATGGACTGCTTCAAGGAGAACACCACAAAGATTAGAAATATCCGTCAGTATATGCTGACTACGATATACAATGCGCCGACGACAATAGACACCTACTACGATGCTCTTGTTCGGCACGATATGTCACACGGATATTTGGAAGGAGGATTTAAGAAATTGAAAATGAAGCGAGAGGAAGGAGAGTGA